The Schistocerca americana isolate TAMUIC-IGC-003095 unplaced genomic scaffold, iqSchAmer2.1 HiC_scaffold_622, whole genome shotgun sequence genomic sequence caagctgtgctgtcctcgcaagctgtgctgtcctcacaagctgtgctgtcctcgcaagctgtgctgtcctcgcaagctgtgctgtcctcgcaaactgtgctgtcctcgcaagctatgctgtcctcgcaagctgtgctgtccttggaagctgttctgtcctcgcaacctgtgctgtcctcgcaacctgtgctgtcctcacaagccgttctctcctcgcaagctgtgctgtcctcgcaagctgtgctgtcctcgcaagctgtgctgtcctcgcaagctgtgctctcctcgcaagctgtgctgtcctcgcaagctgtgctgttgtctcaaattgagctgccctctcaagttcagttcccctctcaagttgagctgtcctctcaagttgagctgtcctctcaagttgagctgtcctctgaagttgagctgtcctctcaagttgagctgtgacgttgagctgtcctatcaagttgagctgtgctctcaaattgagctgtcaagttgagctgtcccctcaagttgagctgtcttctcaagttgagctgtccactcaagttgagctgtctgctcaagttgagctgtcctctcaagctgagctgtcctctcaagttgaactgtcctctcaagttgaactgtcctcgcaagccgtgctgtcctcgcaagctgtgctttcctcgcaagctgagccgtcctcgcaagctgtgctgtcctcgcaagccgtgctgttctcgcaagctgtgctgttatcggaagccgtgctgtctttgcaagccgtgctgtcatcgcaagccgtgctgtcctcgcaagctttgctttcctcgcaagctttgctgtcctcggaagctgtgctgtcctctcaagttgtgctgtcctctcaagttgagctgtcctctcaagtagagctgtcctctcaagtagatctgtcctctcaagatgagctgtcctctcgagctgtcctcgcaagttgagctgtcctctcaagttgagctgtcctctcaagttgagctgtcctctcaagttgagctgtcctctctacttgagctgtccgctcaagttgagctgtcctcccaagttgagctgtcctctcaagctgagctgtcttcgcaacctgtgctttcctcgcaagccgtgctgtcctcgcaagctgtgctgtcctcgcaagctgtgctgtcctcgcaagctgtgctgtcctcgcaagctgtgctgtcctcgcaagctgtgctgccctcacaagctgtgctgtcctcgcaagctgtgctgtccttggaagctgtgctgtcctcgcaacctgtgctgtcctcgcaacctgtactgtcctaacaagccgttctctcctcgcaagctgtgctgtcctcggaagctgtgctgtcctcgcaagctgtgctgtcctcgcaagctgtgctgtcctcgcaagctgtgctgtcctcgcaagctgtgctgtcctcgcaagctgtgctgtccacgcaagctgtgctgtcgtctcaagttgagctcctctctcaagttcagctgccctctcaagttgagctgtcctctcaagttgagctgtcctctcaagttgacctgtgctctcaaattgagctgtcaagttgagctgtactctcaagttgagctgtcctctcaaattgagctgtcctctcaagttgagctgtcctctcaagttgagctgtcctcgcaagctgtgctgtcctcgcaagctgtgctgtcctcgcaagccgtgctgtcctcgcaagctgtgctgtcctcgcaagccgtgctgtcctcgcaagccgtgtcgtcctcgcaagctgtgctgtcctcgcaagctctgctgtccacgcaagctgagctgacctcccaacctctgctgtcatcgcaagtcgtgctgtcctcgctagccgtgctgtactgagaagccgtgctgtcctcgcaagctgttctgccctcgcaaactttgctgtcctagcaagctttgctgtcctcgcaaattgtgctgtcttctcaagttgtgcagtcctctcaagtgcagctgtcctctcaagttgagctgttctctcaaattgagctgtcctctcaagttgagatttcctctcaagttgagcagtctgctcaagttgagctgtcctctcaagttgagctgtcctctcaatctgagctgtcctcgcaagctgtgctgtcctcgcaagctgtgctgtcctcgcaagctgtgctgtcctcgcaagctgtgctgtcgtcgcaagcggtgctgtcctcgcaagctgtgctgtcctcccaagctgtgccgtcctcgcaagctttgctgtccttggaagctgtgctgtccttgcaacctgtgctgtcctcgcaacctgtgctgtcctctcaagccgttctctcctcgcaagctgtgctgtcctcgcaagctgtgctgtcctcgcaaactgtgctgtcctcgcaaaatgtgctgtcctcgcaagctgtgctgtcctcgcaagctgtgctgtcgcctcaagttgagctgccctctcaagttcagctgccctctcaagttgagctgtcctctcaagttgagctgtcctctcaagttaacctgtcctcttaagttgagctgtcctttcaagttgagctgtcctctcaagttgagctgtcctctcaagatgagctgtcgtttcaagttgagctgtcctctgaagttgagctgtcctctcaagttgagctgtccttgcaagctgtgctgtcctcgcaagctgtgctgtcctcacaagctgtgctgttctcgcaacccatgctgtcctcgcaagctgtgctgtcctcccaagctttgctgtcctcgcaagttgtgctttcctctcaagtagtgctttcctctcaagtagtgctgtcctctcaatttgagctgtcttctcaagttgaactgtcctctcaagttgagctgtcccctcaagttgagttgtcctctcaagctgagctgtcctctaaagttgagctgtcctctcaagttgaactgtcctctcaagttgaactgtcctcgcaagctgtgatgtcctcacaagctgtgccgtcctcgcaagctgtgctgtcctcacaagcggtgctgtcctcgcaagctgtgctgtcctcgcaagctgtgctgtcctcgcaagttgtgctgtccttgcaagccgtgctgtcctcgcaagccttgctgtcctcgcaagccttgctgtcctcacaagctgtgcagccctcgcaagctttgctgtcctcccaatttgtgctttcctctcaagtagtgctttcctctcaagtagtgctgtccactcaagttgagctgtcttctcaagttgaactgtcctctcaaggtgacttgtccgctcaagttgagctgtcctctgaagctgagctgtcctctcaatttgagctgtcctctcacgttgaactgtcctctgaagttgaactgtcctcgctagctgtgatgtcctcgcaagctgtgctgtcctcgcaagctgtgccgtcctcgcaagctgtgctgtcctggcaagctgtgctgtcctcgcaacctgtgctgtccttgcaagctgtgctgtcctcgcaagctgtgctgtccttgcaacctgtgctgtcctcgcaagctgtgctgtcctcgtaagctatgctgtcctcgcaagctgtgcagtcctcgcaagctgtgctgtccttgaatgttgtgctgtcctcgcaacctgtgctgtcctcgcaagctatgctgtcatagcaagccgtgctgccctcgcaagccgtgttgtcctcacaagctgtgctgtcctcgcaagttgtgctttcctctcaagtagtgctttcctctcaagtagtgctgtcctctcaagttgagctgtcttctcaagttgagctgtcctctcaagttgagctgtccgctcaagttgagctgtcctcttaagttgagctgtcctctcaagttgagctgtcctctcaagttgagctgtcctctcaagatgagctgtcgtttcaagttgagctgtcctctgaagttgagctgtcctctcaagttgagctgtccttgcaagctgtgctgtcctcgcaagctgtgctgtcctcacaagctgtgctgttctcgcaacccatgctgtcctcgcaagctgtgctgtcctcgcaagctttgctgtcctcgcaagttgtgctttcctctcaagtagtgctttcctctcaagtagtgctgtcctctcaatttgagctgtcttctcaagttgaactgtcctctcaagttgagctgtcccctcaagttgagttgtcctctcaagctgagctgtcctctaaagttgagctgtcctctcaagctgagctgtcctctcaatttgagctgtcctctcacgttgaactgtcctctgaagttgaactgtcctcgcaagctgtgatgtcctcgcaagttgtgctgtcctcgcaagctgtgccgtcctcgcaagctgtgctgtcctggcaagctgtgctgtcctcgcaacctgtgctgtccttgcaagctgtgctgtcctcgcaagctgttctgtccttgcaatctgtgctgtcctcgcaagctgtgctgtcctcgtaagctatgctgtcctcgcaagctgtgcagtcctcgcaggctgtgctgtccttgaatgttgtgctgtcctcgcaacctgtgctgtcctcgcaagctatgctgtcatagcaagccgtgctgccctcgcaagccgtgttgtcctcacaagctgtgctgtcctcgcaagttgtgctttcctctcaagtagtgctttcctctcaagtagtgctgtcctctcaagttgagctgtcttctcaagttgagctgtcctctcaagttgagctgtccgctcaagttgagctgtcctatcaagctgagctgtcctctctaattgagctgtcctctcaagttgagctgtcctctcaagttgagctgtcctctcaagttgagctgtcctcgcaagctgtgctgtcctcacaagctgtgctgtcctcgcaagctgtgctgtcctcgcaagccctgctttccttgcaagccatgctgtcttcgcaagccatgctgtcctcgccggccgtgctgtcctcgcaagccgtgctgtcctcgcaaaccgtgctgtcctcacaagctgtgctgtcctcgcaagttgtgctttcctctcaagtagtgctttgctctcaagtagtgctgtcctctcaagttgagctgtcttctcaagttaagctgtcctctcaatttgagctgtcccctcaagttgagctgtcttctcaagctgagctgtcctctcaagttgagctgtcgtctcaagttgagctgtcctctcaagttgaattgtcctcgcaagctgtgatgtcctcgcaagctgtgccatcctcgcaagctttcctgtcctcacaagctgtgctgtcctcgcaagctgaactgtcctcgcaagctgtcctgtcctttcaagccgtgccatcctcacaagctgtgttgtcctcgcaagctgtgctgtcctcgcaacctgtgctgtcctcgcaagttgtgctttcctctcaagtagtgctttcctctcaagtagtgctgtcctctcaagttgagctgtcttctcaagttgagctgtcctctcaagttgagctgtccgctcaagttgagctgtcctctcaagctgagctgtcctctctaattgagctgtcctctcaagttgagctgtcctctcaagttgagctgtcctctcaagttgagctgtcctcgcaagctgtgctgtcctcacaagctgtgctgtcctcgcaagctgtgctgtcctcgcaagccctgctttcctcgcaagccgtgctgtcttcgcaagccatgctgtcctcgccgtccgtgctgtcctcgcaagccgtgctgtcctcgcaaaccgtgctgtcctcacaagctgtgctgtcctcgcaagttgtgctttcctctcaagtagttctttgctctcaagtagtgctgtcctctcaagttgagctgtcttctcaagttaagctgtcctctcaatttgagctgtcccctcaagttgagctgttctctcaagttgagctgtcctctcaagttgagctttcctctcaagttgagcagtccgctcaagctgaggggtcctcgcaacctgcgctttcctcgcaagctgtgctgtctttggtagctgtgctgtcctcgcaagctgtgctgtcctcacaagctgtgctgtcctcgcaagctgtgctgtcctcgcaagctgtgctgtcctcgcaaactgcgctgtcctcgcaagctatgctgtcctcgcaagctgtgctgtccttggaagctgtgctgtcctcgcaacctgtgctgtcctcgcaacctgtgctgtcctcacaagccgttctctcctcgcaagctgtgctgtcctcgcaagctgtgctgtcctcgcaagctgtgctgtcctcgcaagctgtgctctcctcgcaagctgtgctgtcctcgcaagctgtgctgtcgtctcaaattgagctgccctctcaagttcagttcccctctcaagttgagctgtcctctcaagttgagctgtcctctcaagttgagctgtcctctgaagttgagctgtcctctcaagttgagctgtgacgttgagctgtcctatcaagttgagctgtgctctcaaattgagctgtcaagttgagctgtcccctcaaattgagctgtcttctcaagttgagctgtccactcaagttgagctgtctgctcaagttgagctgtcctctcaagctgagctgtcctctcaagttgaactgtcctctcaagttgaactgtcctcgcaagccgtgctgtcctcgcaagctgtgctttcctcgcaagctgagccgtcctcgcaagctgtgctgtcctcgcaagccgtgctgttctcgcaagctgtgctgttatcggaagccgtgctgtctttgcaagccgtgctgtcatcgcaagccgtgctgtcctcgcaggctttgctttcctcgcaagctttgctgtcctcggaagctgtgctgtcctctcaagttgtgctgtcctctcaagttgagctgtcgtctcaagtagagctgtcctctcaagtagatctgtcctctcaagatgagctgtcctctcgagctgtcctcgcaagttgagctgtcctctcaagatgagctgtcctctcaagttgagctgtcctctcaagttgagctgtcctctctacttgagctgtccgctcaagttgagctgtcctcccaagttgagctgtcctctcaagctgagctgtcttcgcaacctgtgctttcctcgcaagccgtgctgtcctcgcaagctgtgctgtcctcgcaagctgtgctgtcctcgcaagctgtgctgtcctcgcaagctgtgctgtcctcgcaagctgtgctgtcctcgcaagctgtgctgtccttggaagctgtgctgtcctcgcaacctgtgctgtcctcgcaacctgtactgtcctaacaagccgttctctcctcgcaagctgtgttgtcctcggaagctgtgctgtcctcgcaagctgtgctgtcctcgcaagctgtgctgtcctcgcaagctgtgctgtcctcgcaagctgtgctgtccacgcaagctgtgctgtcgtctcaagttgagctcccctctcaagttcagctgccctctcaagttgagctgtcctctcaagttgagctgtcctctcaagttgacctgtggtctcaaattgagctgtcaagttgagctgtactctcaagttgagctgtcctctcaaattgagctgtcctctcaagttgagctgtcctctcaagttgagctgtcctcgcaagctgtgctgtcctcgcaagctgtgctgtcctcgcaagccgtgctgtcctcgcaagctgtgctgtcctcgcaagccgtgctgtcctcgcaagccatgtcgtcctcgcaagctgtgctgtcctcgcaagctctgctgtccacgcaagctgagctgacctcccaacctctgctgtcatcgcaagtcgtgctgtcctcgctagccgtgctgtactgagaagccgtgctgtcctcgcaagctgttctgccctcgcaaactttgctgtcctagcaagctttgctgtcctcgcaaattgtgctgtcttctcaagttgtgcagtcctctcaagtgcagctgtcctctcaagttgagctgttctctcaaattgagctgtcctctcaagttgagctttcctctcaagttgagcagtctgctcaagttgagctctcctctcaagttgagctgtcctctcaatctgagctgtcctcgcaagctgtgctgtcctcgcaagctgtgctgtcctcgcaagctgtgctgtcctcgcaagctgtgctgtcctcccagcggtgctgtcctcgcaagctgtgctgtcctcacaagctgggccgtcctcgcaagctttgctgtccttggaagctgtgctgtccttgcaacctgtgctgtcctcgcaacctgtgctgtcctcgcaagccgttctctcctcgcaagctgtgctgtcctcgcaagctgtgctgtcctcgcaaactgtgctgtcctcgcaaaatgtgctgtcctcgcaagctgtgctgtcctcgcaagctgtgctgtcgcctcaagttgagctgccctctcaagttcagctgccctctcaagttgagctgtcctctcaagttgagctgtcctctcaagttgagctgtcctctgaagttgagctgtcctctcaagttgagctttcctctcaagttgagcagtccgctcaagttgagctgtcctgtcaagttgagctgtcctctcaagctgagctgtcctcgcaacctgtgcattcctcgcaagctgtgctgtcctcgcaagctgtgctttcctcgcaagctgtgctgtcctcgcaagctgtgctgtcctcgcaagctgtgctgtcttcgcaagctgtgctgtccgtgcaagccgtgctgtcctcgcatgccgtgctgtccttgcaagctctgctgtcctcgtcagctttgctgtcctcgcaagttgtgctttcctcccaagtagtgctttcctcttaagtagtgcagtcccctcaagttgagctgtcttctcaagttgagctgtccactcaagttgagctgtctgctcaagttgagctgtcctctcaagctgagctgtcctctcaagttgagctgtcctctcaagttgaactgtcctcgcaagctgtgatgtcctagcaagctgtgccgtcctcacaagctgtgctgtcctcgcaagctgtgctgtcctcgttagctgtgctgtcctcgcaagctgtgctgtccttgcaagctctgctgtcctcgcaagctgtgctgtcctcgcaaactgtgctgcccttcgtaagctgtgctttcctcgcaagctgtgctgtcctcgcaagctgtgctttcctcgcaagctgacccgtcctcacaatctgtgctgtcctcgcaagccgtgctgttctcgcaagctatgctgtcatcggaagccgtgctgtcttcgcaagccgtgctgtcatcgcaatccgtgctgtcctcgcaagctttgctttcctggcaagctttgctgtcctcggaagctgtgctgtcctctcaagttgtgctgtcctctcaagttgagctgtcctctcaagttgagctgtcctctcaagttgagctgtcctctcaagatgagctgtcctctcaagttgagctgtcctctcaagttgagctgtcctctcaagttgagctgtcctctctcgaTGAGCAGTCCTCTCTAGAtatgctgtcctcacaagttgtgctgtcctctcaagttgagctgtcctctcaagttg encodes the following:
- the LOC124587789 gene encoding repetin-like, giving the protein MTAQLARTAQTERTAQLERTAQLERTAQLVRTAYLERTAHRERTAQLERTAQLERTAQLERTAHLERTAQLERTAQLERTAQLERTAQLERTAQLPRTAKLARKAKLARTARIAMTARLRGKHSLRGQHSLRGKHSLRRAAQFARTAQLARTAELARTAQLARTAQLTRTAQLARTAQLVRTAQLARTSQLARTVQLERTAQLERTAQLERTAQLEQTAQLEWTAQLEKTAQLEGTALLKRKALLGRKAQLARTAKLTRTAELARTARHARTARLARTAQLAKTAQLARTAQLARTAQLARKAQLARTAQLARNAQVARTAQLERTAQLDRTAQLERTAQLERKAQLERTAQLQRTAQLERTAQLERTAQLERAAELERAAQLEATAQLARTAQLARTAHFARTAQFARTAQLARTAQLARRERLARTAQVARTAQVARTAQLPRTAKLARTAQLVRTAQLARTAPLGGQHSLRGQHSLRGQHSLRGQHSLRGQLRLRGQLNLRGELNLSRLLNLRGKLNLRGQLNLREQLNLRGQLHLRGLHNLRRQHNLRGQQSLLGQQSLRGQNSLRGQHGFSQRLGGQLSLRGQQSLRGQHSLRGRHGLRGQHGLRGQHSLRGQHGLRGQHSLRGQHSLRGQLNLRGQLNLRGQLNLRGQLNLRVQLNLTAQFETTGQLERTAQLERTAQLERAAELERGAQLETTAQLAWTAQLARTAQLARTAQLARTAQLARTAQLPRTTQLARRERLVRTVQVARTAQVARTAQLPRTAQLARTAQLARTAQLARTAQLARTAQLARTAQLARTARLARKAQVAKTAQLERTAQLGRTAQLERTAQVERTAQLERTAQLERTAHLERTAQLARTAREDSSS